Proteins encoded within one genomic window of Eleutherodactylus coqui strain aEleCoq1 chromosome 1, aEleCoq1.hap1, whole genome shotgun sequence:
- the LOC136575005 gene encoding gap junction beta-5 protein-like produces MNWGVYEALLTGVNKFSTEFGRIWLSIVFIFRILVYAVTASRVWGDDQKDFDCNTRQPGCNNVCYDQYFPVSHIRLWALQLILVTCPSLLVVMHVAYRENRERKRREKMGEDCRKLYQDIGKKRGGLWWTYLISLLVKAVVDSAFIYIFYRLYENFFLPRVVKCTLLPCPNIVDCFIARPSEKNIFTLFMIISSAVCVLLNLIEATYLIGKKCKENMLSKGQTITLKKDSYCCDGNDCKQSKCDETVNISEDSKNSSCEAKENRQNQEIIAIE; encoded by the coding sequence ATGAACTGGGGAGTATATGAAGCTCTACTGACAGGTGTTAATAAATTCTCCACTGAATTTGGTCGTATTTGGCTTTCTATTGTCTTTATCTTCAGGATCCTTGTATACGCAGTGACAGCAAGTCGGGTTTGGGGAGATGACCAAAAAGACTTTGATTGCAATACTCGACAGCCTGGATGCAACAATGTCTGCTATGACCAATATTTTCCTGTCTCACACATCCGCCTGTGGGCTTTACAACTCATCTTGGTTACATGTCCTTCTCTTCTTGTTGTAATGCATGTGGCATACAGAGAGAATCGAGAGAGAAAGCGTAGAGAGAAGATGGGAGAGGATTGTCGTAAGCTTTATCAAGACATTGGAAAAAAGAGAGGTGGGCTTTGGTGGACCTATCTCATCAGCCTTCTTGTTAAGGCCGTAGTGGACTCTGCTTTCATTTATATTTTTTATCGACTTTATGAAAATTTCTTTCTTCCTCGAGTAGTAAAATGCACTCTTCTCCCATGTCCCAATATTGTGGATTGCTTCATAGCTCGGCCATCAGAGAAAAATATATTCACCCTCTTCATGATCATTAGTTCTGCGGTATGCGTACTTCTGAACCTCATAGAAGCTACCTACCTTATAGGAAAGAAGTGCAAAGAGAACATGCTTTCCAAGGGTCAAACAATTACATTAAAGAAGGACTCATACTGCTGTGACGGCAATGATTGCAAACAATCCAAATGTGATGAGACAGTTAATATTTCAGAAGATAGCAAAAACTCAAGTTGTGAAGCAAAAGAAAACAGACAAAATCAGGAAATCATTGCTATTGAGTGA